In Nicotiana tabacum cultivar K326 chromosome 11, ASM71507v2, whole genome shotgun sequence, a single window of DNA contains:
- the LOC107776401 gene encoding abscisic acid receptor PYL4-like, which yields MTSTLQLHRINNNTAATLAGNFHKQPEQPPTWITPLTNTSLPNNLFHYHTHAVGPNQCCSAAVQSISAPIDTVWSLVRRFDNPQAYKHFLKSCHVIVGDGEVGSLREVHVISGLPAASSIERLEILDDENHVMSISIVGGDHRLNNYRSVTTLHRTADDDGTTIVVESYVVDVPQGNTKEETCVFVDTIVRCNLQSLAQIAENLEKIKE from the coding sequence ATGACTTCTACACTTCAACTCCATAGAATCAACAATAACACCGCCGCTACACTCGCCGGAAACTTCCACAAACAACCTGAACAACCACCCACATGGATTACCCCCCTAACCAACACCTCTCTCCCTAACAACCTATTCCATTACCACACCCACGCAGTGGGCCCCAACCAATGCTGCTCCGCCGCGGTGCAATCCATCTCCGCCCCGATCGACACCGTATGGTCCCTCGTCCGCCGCTTCGACAACCCGCAAGCTTACAAACACTTCCTCAAGAGCTGCCACGTTATCGTCGGCGACGGAGAAGTCGGTTCGTTGCGTGAAGTCCACGTCATCTCCGGCCTCCCCGCAGCTTCGAGTATTGAGAGGTTAGAGATTTTAGACGACGAAAATCATGTAATGAGTATCAGTATTGTCGGCGGCGATCACCGGCTGAATAATTACCGATCAGTCACGACGCTTCATCGGACGGCGGACGACGACGGAACGACGATAGTGGTGGAATCGTACGTTGTGGATGTTCCACAGGGGAATACTAAGGAAGAAACATGTGTCTTTGTTGATACAATTGTACGGTGCAATTTACAATCGTTGGCCCAAATCGCAGAAAATTTGGAGAAAATCAAAGAGTAA